In Carassius gibelio isolate Cgi1373 ecotype wild population from Czech Republic chromosome B20, carGib1.2-hapl.c, whole genome shotgun sequence, the following are encoded in one genomic region:
- the hsdl1 gene encoding inactive hydroxysteroid dehydrogenase-like protein 1: protein MAAVDSFQLLYREIARSCSCYVETLALVGACYTASKAVIFMRDCYSLIRLHFIPRLVSHRDLSQQYGQWALICGASEAIAKAYAEELARHGICVILISSDTSNLADTAKAISDTYGVEAILIEADFSQGHSACKPIKDAISGKDIGVIVNSLDGSLDLSQGFMDISESMLWDTINRNIVAATLVTRMALPNMVERGKGAVVNISDGRCLCPTSRKAALSASTAFLDNFSRSLHYEYGHRGVFVQSLLPFRVSSQASEGYSPVGWLEPSPQVYASHALSTLGISHRTTGYWPHAIQFRLVQCMPEWVWMLGSRIFTRAT, encoded by the exons ATGGCTGCTGTTGACAGCTTCCAGCTTTTGTATAGAGAAATTGCCAGATCGTGCAGTTGTTATGTGGAAACGCTGGCGCTCGTGGGTGCGTGTTACACAGCCAGCAAGGCTGTGATATTTATGAGGGACTGCTATAGTCTGATAAGGCTTCACTTTATTCCTCGTCTTGTCTCCCATAGAGATCTTAGTCAGCAGTATGGACAATGGGCTCTTATATGTG GTGCTTCAGAGGCAATAGCAAAGGCATATGCAGAGGAACTGGCCAGGCATGGCATCTGTGTGATTCTGATCAGCAGTGACACCAGTAACTTAGCTGACACTGCCAAAGCCATTTCAGACACATACGGGGTAGAGGCCATTTTAATTGAAGCTGATTTCAGTCAGGGCCACTCAGCCTGCAAACCTATCAAAGATGCCATTAGCGGTAAAGATATTGGAGTTATTGTTAACAGTCTGGATGGATCTCTGGACCTCTCTCAAGGATTTATGGACATATCTGAGTCTATGTTGTGGGACACTATCAATAGAAATATAGTAGCTGCCACTCTTGTCACCCGTATGGCACTGCCCAATATGGTGGAAAGGGGAAAAGGAGCAGTGGTCAACATTTCTGATGGGCGCTGCTTGTGTCCGACTTCCAGAAAGGCTGCTCTTTCTGCATCTACG GCTTTTCTTGATAACTTCAGTCGCTCTCTGCACTATGAATATGGCCATCGAGGAGTCTTTGTGCAGAGTTTGCTGCCTTTTAGAGTCTCATCTCAAGCATCTGAGGGTTACAGTCCTGTTGGCTGGCTGGAGCCGAGCCCACAAGTGTATGCCAGCCATGCTCTTTCAACTCTAGGCATCTCTCACCGAACCACGGGATACTGGCCTCACGCCATACAG TTTCGACTGGTGCAGTGCATGCCAGAGTGGGTATGGATGCTGGGATCACGCATATTCACGAGGGCCACCTAA